From the Equus przewalskii isolate Varuska chromosome 19, EquPr2, whole genome shotgun sequence genome, one window contains:
- the LOC103542171 gene encoding butyrophilin subfamily 2 member A2-like isoform X3, which translates to MSGLNRRGRSGKSSFECQRRKETQEVNLEGLWSLSLLGDSSLVLMEPAAALHFSLPNALLFFHLLSLFALVSDQFTVVGPADPILAMVGGNSMLHCHLSPEKSAEDMEVRWFRSQFSPAVLVYKGGRERTEEQMEEYRGRTTFVKEEISKGSVALIIHNVTAHENGIYHCYFQEGKSYNEATMRLMVAESFIPTTSPWMVVLVVILPTLLLLISGSICLINKFHRKKILSGEKEVENEEKEIAQQLQEELRWRRTLLHAADVVLDPDTAHPELFLSEDRRSVRRGPFRQSVPDNPERFDCRPCVLGLENFSSGRHYWEVKVENVMVWAVGVCRDNVERKGEALLVPQNGFWTFEMFGNQYRALSSPEKILPVKERLRQVGIFLDYEAGDVSFYNMRDRSHIYTCPRSTFFGPLRPFFRLGSDDSPLFICPAFTGAQGVMVPEGGLILHRAGTHHSQQDQFPGLRAK; encoded by the exons ATGAGCGGGTTAAATAGAAGAGGGAGAAGCGGAAAATCATCATTTGAGtgtcagaggagaaaagaaacccAAGAAGTTAATCTAGAAG GTCTCTGGTCCCTGTCCCTCCTGGGTGACTCATCTTTGGTGCTTATGGAGCCAGCGGCTGCCCTGCATTTCTCCCTGCCAAATGcccttctcttcttccacctTCTCAGCTTGTTTGCACTGGTCTCAG ACCAGTTTACTGTCGTGGGGCCAGCTGATCCAATCCTGGCCATGGTTGGAGGAAACAGCATGTTACACTGTCACCTGTCACCTGAGAAAAGTGCTGAGGACATGGAGGTGCGGTGGTTCCGCTCTCAGTTCTCCCCCGCAGTGCTTGTGTATAAGGGCGGGcgagagaggacagaggagcagATGGAGGAGTACCGAGGAAGGACAACCTTTGTGAAAGAGGAGATCAGCAAGGGGAGCGTGGCACTGATCATCCACAACGTCACAGCCCACGAAAACGGCATCTACCACTGTTATTTCCAAGAAGGCAAATCCTACAATGAGGCCACCATGCGCCTGATGGTGGCAG AATCATTTATTCCCACCACATCTCCCTGGATGGTGGTCCTGGTTGTCATCCTGCCTACTTTGCTCCTCCTCATCTCCGGGAGCATCTGTCTTATCAACAAATTCCACAGGAAAAAGATTCTCTCAGGGGAAAAGGAGgttgaaaatgaagagaaagaaattgcaC agcaACTTCAAGAGGAATTGC GATGGAGAAGAACCCTTTTACATGCTG CTGATGTGGTCCTGGACCCAGACACTGCTCATCCTGAGCTCTTCCTGTCAGAAGACCGGAGAAGCGTGAGACGGGGCCCCTTCAGGCAGAGCGTGCCCGACAACCCAGAGAGATTTGACTGTCGGCCTTGTGTCCTGGGCCTGGAGAACTTCTCCTCAGGGAGACATTACTGGGAAGTGAAAGTTGAAAACGTGATGGTGTGGGCAGTGGGGGTTTGTAGAGACAATGTTGAGAGGAAAGGGGAGGCCCTCCTGGTTCCTCAGAATGGCTTCTGGACCTTTGAGATGTTTGGAAACCAGTACCGGGCCCTGTCCTCTCCCGAGAAGATTCTCCCCGTGAAAGAGCGCCTTCGCCAGGTGGGCATCTTCCTGGACTATGAAGCTGGAGATGTCTCCTTCTATAACATGAGGGACAGATCACACATCTACACATGTCCCCGTTCAACCTTCTTTGGGCCCCTGAGACCCTTCTTCAGGCTGGGGTCTGATGACAGCCCGCTCTTCATCTGCCCAGCGTTCACAGGGGCCCAGGGGGTCATGGTGCCTGAGGGCGGCCTGATCCTTCACAGGGCCGGGACCCACCACAGCCAGCAGGACCAATTCCCTGGCCTCAGAGCCAAGTAG
- the LOC103542171 gene encoding butyrophilin subfamily 2 member A2-like isoform X1, which yields MSGLNRRGRSGKSSFECQRRKETQEVNLEGLWSLSLLGDSSLVLMEPAAALHFSLPNALLFFHLLSLFALVSDQFTVVGPADPILAMVGGNSMLHCHLSPEKSAEDMEVRWFRSQFSPAVLVYKGGRERTEEQMEEYRGRTTFVKEEISKGSVALIIHNVTAHENGIYHCYFQEGKSYNEATMRLMVAGLGSIPIIEMEIHEDGGIWLECTSVGWYPEPQVVWRDPHGKIMPALEETYTMDADSLFMVTTAVSIRDRSVRNVSCSINNTLLDQEKETVIFIPESFIPTTSPWMVVLVVILPTLLLLISGSICLINKFHRKKILSGEKEVENEEKEIAQQLQEELRWRRTLLHAADVVLDPDTAHPELFLSEDRRSVRRGPFRQSVPDNPERFDCRPCVLGLENFSSGRHYWEVKVENVMVWAVGVCRDNVERKGEALLVPQNGFWTFEMFGNQYRALSSPEKILPVKERLRQVGIFLDYEAGDVSFYNMRDRSHIYTCPRSTFFGPLRPFFRLGSDDSPLFICPAFTGAQGVMVPEGGLILHRAGTHHSQQDQFPGLRAK from the exons ATGAGCGGGTTAAATAGAAGAGGGAGAAGCGGAAAATCATCATTTGAGtgtcagaggagaaaagaaacccAAGAAGTTAATCTAGAAG GTCTCTGGTCCCTGTCCCTCCTGGGTGACTCATCTTTGGTGCTTATGGAGCCAGCGGCTGCCCTGCATTTCTCCCTGCCAAATGcccttctcttcttccacctTCTCAGCTTGTTTGCACTGGTCTCAG ACCAGTTTACTGTCGTGGGGCCAGCTGATCCAATCCTGGCCATGGTTGGAGGAAACAGCATGTTACACTGTCACCTGTCACCTGAGAAAAGTGCTGAGGACATGGAGGTGCGGTGGTTCCGCTCTCAGTTCTCCCCCGCAGTGCTTGTGTATAAGGGCGGGcgagagaggacagaggagcagATGGAGGAGTACCGAGGAAGGACAACCTTTGTGAAAGAGGAGATCAGCAAGGGGAGCGTGGCACTGATCATCCACAACGTCACAGCCCACGAAAACGGCATCTACCACTGTTATTTCCAAGAAGGCAAATCCTACAATGAGGCCACCATGCGCCTGATGGTGGCAG GCCTGGGCTCTATACCCATCATTGAAATGGAGATCCACGAGGATGGGGGCATCTGGCTGGAGTGTACATCTGTAGGGTGGTACCCAGAGCCCCAGGTGGTTTGGAGGGACCCCCATGGTAAGATCATGCCTGCCCTGGAGGAGACTTACACTATGGATGCAGACAGCCTCTTCATGGTCACCACAGCTGTGAGCATCAGGGACCGCTCTGTGAGGAATGTGTCCTGCTCCATCAACAACACCCTGCTTGACCAGGAGAAGGAAACTGTGATTTTCATTCCAG AATCATTTATTCCCACCACATCTCCCTGGATGGTGGTCCTGGTTGTCATCCTGCCTACTTTGCTCCTCCTCATCTCCGGGAGCATCTGTCTTATCAACAAATTCCACAGGAAAAAGATTCTCTCAGGGGAAAAGGAGgttgaaaatgaagagaaagaaattgcaC agcaACTTCAAGAGGAATTGC GATGGAGAAGAACCCTTTTACATGCTG CTGATGTGGTCCTGGACCCAGACACTGCTCATCCTGAGCTCTTCCTGTCAGAAGACCGGAGAAGCGTGAGACGGGGCCCCTTCAGGCAGAGCGTGCCCGACAACCCAGAGAGATTTGACTGTCGGCCTTGTGTCCTGGGCCTGGAGAACTTCTCCTCAGGGAGACATTACTGGGAAGTGAAAGTTGAAAACGTGATGGTGTGGGCAGTGGGGGTTTGTAGAGACAATGTTGAGAGGAAAGGGGAGGCCCTCCTGGTTCCTCAGAATGGCTTCTGGACCTTTGAGATGTTTGGAAACCAGTACCGGGCCCTGTCCTCTCCCGAGAAGATTCTCCCCGTGAAAGAGCGCCTTCGCCAGGTGGGCATCTTCCTGGACTATGAAGCTGGAGATGTCTCCTTCTATAACATGAGGGACAGATCACACATCTACACATGTCCCCGTTCAACCTTCTTTGGGCCCCTGAGACCCTTCTTCAGGCTGGGGTCTGATGACAGCCCGCTCTTCATCTGCCCAGCGTTCACAGGGGCCCAGGGGGTCATGGTGCCTGAGGGCGGCCTGATCCTTCACAGGGCCGGGACCCACCACAGCCAGCAGGACCAATTCCCTGGCCTCAGAGCCAAGTAG
- the LOC103542171 gene encoding butyrophilin subfamily 2 member A2-like isoform X2, which translates to MSGLNRRGRSGKSSFECQRRKETQEVNLEDQFTVVGPADPILAMVGGNSMLHCHLSPEKSAEDMEVRWFRSQFSPAVLVYKGGRERTEEQMEEYRGRTTFVKEEISKGSVALIIHNVTAHENGIYHCYFQEGKSYNEATMRLMVAGLGSIPIIEMEIHEDGGIWLECTSVGWYPEPQVVWRDPHGKIMPALEETYTMDADSLFMVTTAVSIRDRSVRNVSCSINNTLLDQEKETVIFIPESFIPTTSPWMVVLVVILPTLLLLISGSICLINKFHRKKILSGEKEVENEEKEIAQQLQEELRWRRTLLHAADVVLDPDTAHPELFLSEDRRSVRRGPFRQSVPDNPERFDCRPCVLGLENFSSGRHYWEVKVENVMVWAVGVCRDNVERKGEALLVPQNGFWTFEMFGNQYRALSSPEKILPVKERLRQVGIFLDYEAGDVSFYNMRDRSHIYTCPRSTFFGPLRPFFRLGSDDSPLFICPAFTGAQGVMVPEGGLILHRAGTHHSQQDQFPGLRAK; encoded by the exons ATGAGCGGGTTAAATAGAAGAGGGAGAAGCGGAAAATCATCATTTGAGtgtcagaggagaaaagaaacccAAGAAGTTAATCTAGAAG ACCAGTTTACTGTCGTGGGGCCAGCTGATCCAATCCTGGCCATGGTTGGAGGAAACAGCATGTTACACTGTCACCTGTCACCTGAGAAAAGTGCTGAGGACATGGAGGTGCGGTGGTTCCGCTCTCAGTTCTCCCCCGCAGTGCTTGTGTATAAGGGCGGGcgagagaggacagaggagcagATGGAGGAGTACCGAGGAAGGACAACCTTTGTGAAAGAGGAGATCAGCAAGGGGAGCGTGGCACTGATCATCCACAACGTCACAGCCCACGAAAACGGCATCTACCACTGTTATTTCCAAGAAGGCAAATCCTACAATGAGGCCACCATGCGCCTGATGGTGGCAG GCCTGGGCTCTATACCCATCATTGAAATGGAGATCCACGAGGATGGGGGCATCTGGCTGGAGTGTACATCTGTAGGGTGGTACCCAGAGCCCCAGGTGGTTTGGAGGGACCCCCATGGTAAGATCATGCCTGCCCTGGAGGAGACTTACACTATGGATGCAGACAGCCTCTTCATGGTCACCACAGCTGTGAGCATCAGGGACCGCTCTGTGAGGAATGTGTCCTGCTCCATCAACAACACCCTGCTTGACCAGGAGAAGGAAACTGTGATTTTCATTCCAG AATCATTTATTCCCACCACATCTCCCTGGATGGTGGTCCTGGTTGTCATCCTGCCTACTTTGCTCCTCCTCATCTCCGGGAGCATCTGTCTTATCAACAAATTCCACAGGAAAAAGATTCTCTCAGGGGAAAAGGAGgttgaaaatgaagagaaagaaattgcaC agcaACTTCAAGAGGAATTGC GATGGAGAAGAACCCTTTTACATGCTG CTGATGTGGTCCTGGACCCAGACACTGCTCATCCTGAGCTCTTCCTGTCAGAAGACCGGAGAAGCGTGAGACGGGGCCCCTTCAGGCAGAGCGTGCCCGACAACCCAGAGAGATTTGACTGTCGGCCTTGTGTCCTGGGCCTGGAGAACTTCTCCTCAGGGAGACATTACTGGGAAGTGAAAGTTGAAAACGTGATGGTGTGGGCAGTGGGGGTTTGTAGAGACAATGTTGAGAGGAAAGGGGAGGCCCTCCTGGTTCCTCAGAATGGCTTCTGGACCTTTGAGATGTTTGGAAACCAGTACCGGGCCCTGTCCTCTCCCGAGAAGATTCTCCCCGTGAAAGAGCGCCTTCGCCAGGTGGGCATCTTCCTGGACTATGAAGCTGGAGATGTCTCCTTCTATAACATGAGGGACAGATCACACATCTACACATGTCCCCGTTCAACCTTCTTTGGGCCCCTGAGACCCTTCTTCAGGCTGGGGTCTGATGACAGCCCGCTCTTCATCTGCCCAGCGTTCACAGGGGCCCAGGGGGTCATGGTGCCTGAGGGCGGCCTGATCCTTCACAGGGCCGGGACCCACCACAGCCAGCAGGACCAATTCCCTGGCCTCAGAGCCAAGTAG
- the LOC103542171 gene encoding butyrophilin subfamily 2 member A2-like isoform X4, with product MSGLNRRGRSGKSSFECQRRKETQEVNLEDQFTVVGPADPILAMVGGNSMLHCHLSPEKSAEDMEVRWFRSQFSPAVLVYKGGRERTEEQMEEYRGRTTFVKEEISKGSVALIIHNVTAHENGIYHCYFQEGKSYNEATMRLMVAESFIPTTSPWMVVLVVILPTLLLLISGSICLINKFHRKKILSGEKEVENEEKEIAQQLQEELRWRRTLLHAADVVLDPDTAHPELFLSEDRRSVRRGPFRQSVPDNPERFDCRPCVLGLENFSSGRHYWEVKVENVMVWAVGVCRDNVERKGEALLVPQNGFWTFEMFGNQYRALSSPEKILPVKERLRQVGIFLDYEAGDVSFYNMRDRSHIYTCPRSTFFGPLRPFFRLGSDDSPLFICPAFTGAQGVMVPEGGLILHRAGTHHSQQDQFPGLRAK from the exons ATGAGCGGGTTAAATAGAAGAGGGAGAAGCGGAAAATCATCATTTGAGtgtcagaggagaaaagaaacccAAGAAGTTAATCTAGAAG ACCAGTTTACTGTCGTGGGGCCAGCTGATCCAATCCTGGCCATGGTTGGAGGAAACAGCATGTTACACTGTCACCTGTCACCTGAGAAAAGTGCTGAGGACATGGAGGTGCGGTGGTTCCGCTCTCAGTTCTCCCCCGCAGTGCTTGTGTATAAGGGCGGGcgagagaggacagaggagcagATGGAGGAGTACCGAGGAAGGACAACCTTTGTGAAAGAGGAGATCAGCAAGGGGAGCGTGGCACTGATCATCCACAACGTCACAGCCCACGAAAACGGCATCTACCACTGTTATTTCCAAGAAGGCAAATCCTACAATGAGGCCACCATGCGCCTGATGGTGGCAG AATCATTTATTCCCACCACATCTCCCTGGATGGTGGTCCTGGTTGTCATCCTGCCTACTTTGCTCCTCCTCATCTCCGGGAGCATCTGTCTTATCAACAAATTCCACAGGAAAAAGATTCTCTCAGGGGAAAAGGAGgttgaaaatgaagagaaagaaattgcaC agcaACTTCAAGAGGAATTGC GATGGAGAAGAACCCTTTTACATGCTG CTGATGTGGTCCTGGACCCAGACACTGCTCATCCTGAGCTCTTCCTGTCAGAAGACCGGAGAAGCGTGAGACGGGGCCCCTTCAGGCAGAGCGTGCCCGACAACCCAGAGAGATTTGACTGTCGGCCTTGTGTCCTGGGCCTGGAGAACTTCTCCTCAGGGAGACATTACTGGGAAGTGAAAGTTGAAAACGTGATGGTGTGGGCAGTGGGGGTTTGTAGAGACAATGTTGAGAGGAAAGGGGAGGCCCTCCTGGTTCCTCAGAATGGCTTCTGGACCTTTGAGATGTTTGGAAACCAGTACCGGGCCCTGTCCTCTCCCGAGAAGATTCTCCCCGTGAAAGAGCGCCTTCGCCAGGTGGGCATCTTCCTGGACTATGAAGCTGGAGATGTCTCCTTCTATAACATGAGGGACAGATCACACATCTACACATGTCCCCGTTCAACCTTCTTTGGGCCCCTGAGACCCTTCTTCAGGCTGGGGTCTGATGACAGCCCGCTCTTCATCTGCCCAGCGTTCACAGGGGCCCAGGGGGTCATGGTGCCTGAGGGCGGCCTGATCCTTCACAGGGCCGGGACCCACCACAGCCAGCAGGACCAATTCCCTGGCCTCAGAGCCAAGTAG